In a single window of the uncultured Pseudodesulfovibrio sp. genome:
- a CDS encoding YraN family protein, producing MGFFTKLRSGLTTDSRPGNRGVQGEDAAARHLKSLGYKVLDRNWRFHQWELDLVCRHRDTVVFVEVKTRRAGSMGAPGDALTRKKQARLIKAASHYLTEHDLWDEPCRFDLASVTDSGTAFTVEIEENVFQLDGQRA from the coding sequence ATGGGATTCTTCACGAAATTGCGGTCCGGCCTGACCACAGACAGCCGCCCGGGGAACCGGGGTGTGCAGGGAGAGGACGCGGCGGCGCGGCATCTCAAATCCCTGGGCTACAAGGTGCTCGACCGCAACTGGCGGTTCCACCAGTGGGAACTGGATCTGGTCTGCCGCCACCGGGACACGGTGGTTTTCGTGGAGGTCAAGACCCGGAGGGCCGGGTCCATGGGCGCACCGGGCGATGCCCTGACGCGCAAGAAACAGGCGCGGCTGATCAAGGCCGCCAGCCATTACCTGACCGAGCACGACCTCTGGGACGAGCCGTGCCGGTTCGACCTGGCCTCGGTCACGGACTCAGGCACGGCCTTTACCGTGGAAATCGAGGAAAACGTCTTTCAACTGGACGGGCAGAGAGCATGA
- the rsmI gene encoding 16S rRNA (cytidine(1402)-2'-O)-methyltransferase produces MSDTGTLYVVATPLGNTDDLSPRARAILMDADVILAEDTRRAGLLFKRLGLSHHGRLISFFEHNEDKKLPKVLDQLAEGLNVALISDAGTPLLSDPGFTLVRACRDEGYPVTPVPGPSAPVTALSASGLPPLPYTFLGFPPRKKSQTEKLFQAHRDTGATLVLFERKTRLAGTLAIARDILGERDFCVARELTKEYEEFLRGNLGELDDFDFELRGELTVIIAPGGDDGEADEDTILKRIAEETEAGGKPKEIARRVAERSEGWTAKAVYALMRD; encoded by the coding sequence ATGAGCGATACCGGCACCCTGTACGTGGTGGCCACCCCCCTGGGCAATACGGACGACCTTTCGCCCCGGGCGCGGGCTATTTTGATGGACGCGGACGTGATCCTGGCCGAGGACACCCGGAGGGCCGGGCTGCTTTTCAAACGGCTCGGGCTGTCCCACCACGGCAGGCTTATCTCCTTTTTCGAGCACAACGAGGACAAGAAGCTTCCCAAGGTCCTGGATCAGCTGGCCGAAGGTCTGAACGTGGCGCTCATCTCGGACGCGGGCACACCGCTGCTGTCCGACCCGGGCTTCACCCTGGTGCGCGCCTGCCGCGACGAGGGCTACCCGGTCACGCCCGTGCCGGGGCCGTCCGCGCCGGTCACGGCCCTGTCCGCTTCTGGCCTGCCGCCCCTGCCCTACACCTTTCTGGGCTTCCCCCCGCGTAAGAAGAGCCAGACCGAAAAACTGTTCCAGGCCCACCGGGACACCGGGGCCACCCTGGTCCTGTTCGAGCGCAAGACCCGGCTGGCGGGTACCCTGGCCATCGCCCGCGACATCCTTGGCGAACGTGACTTCTGCGTGGCCCGCGAGTTGACCAAGGAGTACGAAGAATTCCTGCGCGGCAACCTCGGAGAACTCGATGATTTCGATTTCGAGCTGCGCGGCGAGCTGACCGTCATCATCGCCCCCGGCGGGGACGACGGCGAGGCGGACGAGGACACCATCCTCAAGCGCATTGCCGAGGAAACCGAAGCAGGCGGCAAGCCCAAGGAGATCGCCCGGCGCGTGGCCGAGCGCAGCGAGGGCTGGACGGCCAAGGCGGTCTACGCCCTGATGCGGGATTGA
- a CDS encoding ABC transporter substrate-binding protein produces the protein MFFTPADVAERPFWRLFFGFMQAAADDLGVDLRVITSDNRFKVLQTARTALSYKVPDYALYVYQCNITVDVLPLMEKAGVKSIICNTQPVANSREDVGLPGEKFSQWIGQITPDNEAAGHLAAELLIERGISLGLTARDGKLHMACLGASDIVSSAHLRRQGMEDAVSEDPHAVVDRFISADWQREKAHYKAVRMLDMYPLAHAYWAASDSMALGILDAAREKGLTPSVNFLAVGIDWTEGGVQAVRDGQLLATIGGHFMEGAWALIMALDHFNGHEFTQPVHKSRMQALTRDNLTAYLPVLDQKNWERIDFKRFSKSFTPCVADYEFTPEAVLRQLAGK, from the coding sequence ATGTTCTTCACCCCGGCGGACGTGGCCGAACGGCCCTTCTGGCGTCTCTTCTTCGGATTCATGCAGGCGGCGGCCGATGATCTCGGCGTGGATCTGCGGGTCATTACATCCGACAACCGCTTCAAGGTTCTGCAAACCGCCCGCACCGCCCTCTCCTACAAGGTTCCGGACTACGCGCTATACGTCTATCAGTGCAATATCACCGTGGACGTGCTCCCCCTGATGGAAAAGGCGGGGGTCAAATCCATCATCTGCAACACGCAGCCAGTGGCAAACAGCCGGGAAGACGTAGGCCTCCCCGGAGAAAAATTTTCACAGTGGATCGGCCAGATAACACCGGACAACGAGGCTGCCGGTCACCTCGCAGCCGAACTGCTCATCGAGCGGGGCATCAGCCTGGGGCTGACCGCCCGGGACGGCAAACTCCACATGGCCTGCCTCGGCGCTTCGGACATCGTCTCTTCGGCCCATCTCAGAAGGCAGGGCATGGAGGACGCCGTCTCCGAAGATCCGCACGCGGTGGTGGATCGGTTCATCTCCGCTGATTGGCAGCGGGAAAAAGCCCACTACAAGGCGGTCCGCATGCTGGATATGTATCCTCTGGCCCACGCATACTGGGCCGCCAGCGACAGCATGGCCCTCGGCATCCTGGACGCAGCCCGGGAAAAGGGGCTGACCCCGTCGGTGAACTTTCTGGCCGTGGGCATAGACTGGACCGAAGGGGGCGTTCAGGCCGTCCGCGACGGGCAACTGCTGGCCACGATCGGCGGACACTTCATGGAGGGGGCATGGGCGCTGATAATGGCCCTGGACCATTTCAACGGCCACGAGTTCACCCAGCCGGTCCATAAATCCCGGATGCAGGCCCTCACCCGCGACAACCTGACCGCGTATCTCCCGGTTCTGGACCAAAAGAACTGGGAGCGAATCGACTTCAAACGGTTCAGCAAATCCTTCACCCCCTGCGTTGCGGACTATGAGTTCACGCCCGAGGCCGTGCTCCGGCAACTGGCCGGGAAATAG